DNA sequence from the Fibrobacter sp. genome:
TCACCACCCTAGACCATACATCACAGTCTAATGTGACATTTTCTTTACAAATATAAGCAAAAATAACTCAAAACATCACAGATATATGTGATTTTCATAATGTTTCAGACAATTTGTGGATTTCATCACTCCTTATGTTACGCCAAAAGCTTTCCGCATCAAAATCCATGCGAACTTTAGACATTCAAAAAAATAACTAGGGGTCTTTTTTATTCGTGAAAAAACAGGCCAAAAATCTTTAGCCCTCGCCCATATAAAACAAGAAATCCCGTTATATAAAACAAAACGAGATTTTAAGGGTAAAATTTCAAAAAATGTCAAAAAGGCACAATAGAGGCGGAGCCTTAATTAGGAATTACGAGGTTTCTTCAGGAAGGGACTTCTTTTATTCAAGCAGGGTACATCGTAAATTGAATAGTTCAAAAAGAGCCCAACCTCAAGCGAGGCTGGACTCATCAATTATACCAAGATGGTTCGTTGAAATCACTTGCCGGTGAGGGCAGCGATCTGCGCCTTGAGGGCTGCAATTTCAGCTTCCTTGGCAGCAAGGTCAGCGGCTTGACTGGCAATTTCGGCATCCTTAGCCCGATTCTGCGCTTCAAGTTTGCGGCGATAATCACCGGCGCTTTCGAAGCCCAGCCTCTGACCGATGCTCACAAATCCCTGTTCCAGTTCCATGATCGCCTCCTTGCTAAGGAACTCTTCCAAATATACTTTAATTTTTTCTACAATCAAATAGCGGGTCATATTGGGGAGCTTCCGAAGCAGATCCTCCACGATAGGGAGCTGCACCTCGATTGCCTTGGCGTCGAAGGAGTGCTTCATGACAAGTGCGCCCAAGGCGGCCTCCGGGTTTTCCGCGGTAATGCAATCATCGTCCTCGATGTCCGCCATGTTCACCAGCACGCATTCAAAGGGCAGATCGTGGCCCTGAAACTTGGCGCGGTGCCCCCTGCGAAAGGCCGCCAGGGGGTCCCAGTTCTTGCGTCCGTTGTAGATGATAATCGCCTTGGAAGGCATCCAGGGGAATTTGGTGTCGTTCTTGTTGACCATCACGTTGAACATGTAGCGGTAAATCTGTTCGAGAACCGCGGAGTCGTCATAGGACTTGTGCTCCAGAAGCAGGCCTACATAGACTTCCTTGCGGTTTCCCTTGCCAACCTCGTTGCCGATGGTCTTCGCCTTGAACGCCACATCAGCCTCGCCCCTTTCGCCCACGTTGTTGTAGGCACTGGGCAAGCTCTCCAGTGTGCCCAGGTCCACGTTCGAAAGCAGTTCCGACAGGTTCTGGTTGCGCCTGGAGGCGATTTCCAGAAGGGAGCGGGCGTTTGCGGGAACAGAATAGAAGTACTTGAAAAATCCGTCGTGGTCACGGATTTCAAGGGAGTTGTCGTCATTGGTGTTTGTATTTTCCATACTTACCTTTTTTGTATGTGTAAGGCGGAAATGCCCTACTTATACTAACACGTTTGAAACGACCGATTTGATCAAAAAGAATTGTAAAAAGATTTTAACAGGGGACTCGGGAGACTTACCAAAAATCTCTTGAGCCTCACAATCACATTCCTCTGTAAAATTATAACAGACATCTATATACTTTCTTTTTAGGTTAAATGCTAAATACGGGATATGGCTAACCATATTCCGCAAACCAAGTTCCCGGACTTGCAGCAGATAGACGACGACCGCTTCGCAGCGGCCCTAGCCAAGGTTATCCGCAAGTATCGCAAGATTAAGGGGATTTCCCGCGACGGACTGGCCTTTCAGCTGAATCTGCATAAAAACACGCTCTATGGAGTCGAAACCGGAATCAAGCGCAAGAGCGGACACTTTAGCCATACCCAGCTCACCATGGTGAATTTCATCAAGATGGCGGCCTTTTTCGGCAAGCAGCCGGGCGACTTTTTACAAGAAGTCCTGGCCCTCATGAGCGACGCCGAGCCAACTCCCGCAAACGACACTTTAAAAGTAGAGCAGAAATAATTTTTTCAGTTCTTCTGTTTTTTTGACGATTTTCCTCTTCGTTTAAAATCTTCTTAAACAAAAATAAAACTCATCGTCATCAATTCCACGCTTTTTCAGCCCTTCGCAAGCAAGTCGCCCGCTCATAAAACAAAATTCTCTGCTATATAAAACAAGCTCATTCAATTTAGCCCATATACAGAAATTCCCCGGTACAGATGGTGTCGGGGATTCTTTTTTTGTTTTGTACTGCTAGATCCTTCGTGGCTTCGCCACTCAGGATGACACAGCGCGACTCTTATTAATAAATGAACGGGACATTTGCCGCCCTCCTTCGACGGGCGGCCATGATGTTCATTAATAAATGAACATCATTTCTCTATACTTAGGCAGGGGCCACATTTCGTCGGAGACAACCTTTTCAAGGGCGTCAACAATCTTGCGGGTTTCTGCCATGGCAGCGAGAATATCCTGATGTTCGCCGGCGAGGGCGGCTTCCATCTTGGAAACGGCGGCGGTCAAGTCGCGGCAGCCTTCACCCAGGGACTTTACGTAAACATCTACACCAGGGAAACCCTGGTTCAGAGCCATTTCGTTTGTCTTGAGGGCGCAGGAGTAAGCTTCCACAGCCTTGGGCAAGATAATGTTCTTTGCCATGTCACGGCAGATTTCGCCTTCGATACGGACGCGCTTGTGATAGTCTTCCACGTTCACTTCGTAACGGGATTCCATTTCCACGCGGTTCATGACGCCGTACTTTTCGAAGAGGGCGATGTTGGCTTCGTTCTTCAGAGCCTTCAGTGCTTCCAGGGATGTGCGGATGTTGGGAAGGCCACGGCGTTCCGCTTCGGCAATCCATTCGTCGGTGTAGCCGTTACCGTTGAAGATAACGCGCTTGTGTTCCTTCACGATCTTCTGAAGAATCTTCTGGAGACCGGAATGGAAATTCTTGTCGTCCAGCTTTTCCAACTGTTCTGCAATCATGTCGAAGGCTTCAGCCACGATGGTGTTCAGAACCACGTTAGGTTCGGAACAGGACTGGCTGGAACCCGGTGCACGGAATTCAAACTTGTTGCCGGTGAAAGCGAAAGTACTGGTGCGGTTACGGTCCGTAGCGTCGCGGGGCAGCGGCGGCAAACTGTCGGAGCCAAGCTTCATGGCACCGGCCAGCTTGCTGGACTTGGGAGCGCCCTGTTCCAGCTGTTCAATCACATCCATGAGCTGATCGCCCAGGTACATGGAGACGATTGCCGGAGGAGCTTCGTTTGCGCCCAGGCGATGATCGTTGCCAGCGCCAGCAGTAGTCATGCGGAGCAAATCAGCATGAGAATCTACAGCATAAATCACAGCGCATAGAGTGGTAAGGAACACTGCATTTTCGTGAGGGTTGGTACCCGGATTCAGCAAGTTTGCATTGCCGTAGGAAACGCTCCAGTTATTGTGCTTACCGGAACCGTTCACGCCAGCGAAAGGCTTTTCGTGAAGGAGGCAGACGAGGCCGTTCTTGTCGGCCACATTGCGAAGCACTTCCATGACCTGCATGTTATGGTCACAGGCCAGGTTCACTTCCTCAAACATGGGTGCAAGTTCAAACTGAGCGGGAGCCACTTCGTTATGGCGGGTCTTGGCGGGAATGCCAAGCTTCCACAGTTCCATTTCCACTTCGTTCATGAAGTTCAGAATGCGTGCGGGAATGGATCCGAAGTAATGGTCATCCATCTGCTGATGCTTTGCAGGAACAGCGCCGAAGAGAGTGCGGCCAGCCTGGTACAGGTCCGGGCGCTGCAGGTAGAAACGCTTGTCTATGAGGAAGTATTCCTGCTCGGCACCCAGAGTAACGGTAGTCTTCTTCTTGCCGGCCTTAAAGCAAGCCATCAGTCGTTCGGTGGACTTGGAAAGAGCCTGCAGGGAGCGGAGCAGCGGAGTCTTCTTGTCCAGAGCTTCGCCAGTGTAAGAGCAGAATGCGGTAGGAATGCAAAGGGTTGCACCGTTGCCATGGCGCTTGATGAAAGCGGGGCTGGTGGGATCCCAGGCAGTATAGCCGCGGGCTTCGAAAGTAGAACGGATACCGCCGCTGGGGAAAGAGGATGCATCCGGTTCGCCCACGATCAGGTTCTTGCCGCTGAACACCATGATGGCTTCGCAGCCGCCAAGACCATCGGGCTCCAGGAAGGAGTCATGCTTTTCGGCGGTGGAGCCGGTGAGGGGCTGGAACCAATGAGTGAAATGAGTGGCGCCGCGGTCCATGGCCCACTTCTTCATGGCGTGAGCCACTTCGCCAGCGATGTTCGGATCCAGGGGAGCGCCCAGCTCGATGGTGGCAAGAAGCTTCTTGCAAATGTCCTTGGGCAGGTAAACCTTCATGGCGTTGGCGTTAAAGACGTCTTCGCCGTAGTAATCCACGTTGACGGTTTCGGCAGGCTTTACCGGGGCGGTAGCAGCCTTGGCGATTTCAGCAATGGTATCCTTTCTATAAGAACTCATAATAAACCTTTTTGCTAGATCCTTCGCCTTCGGCTCAGGATGACACCTGTGGAAGACAGCAGATATTTCGCGTTGAGGCAAAATTAGGAAGAAAGAGCGGCCATTTCTGCAAAAAAAAACGATATTTCGCGTTTAATTCTTTACATTTTTGTAAAAAAGAACAAAAAGTTTACAAAAAAGTAAAACTAAATCTAAAAAATTTTGTATATTTGGGACAGAATTCTCTCCTAGAACATGCTGCGCCGGGGGGAGTACTCCTTTAAACGCTATCCTCGGCGCAGCAACCTTTTATGGATTTTACCGCGCTTGAAAATTCCGCCTTTGTCGAAATTGCCGAGACTTTGCGATCGGTACGCAAGCGTGACGAGCAACTGAAGCTCATTCAGCATATTCTTTCCCAAAAATTCGAGACAGCAAGCGCATCCCATCAAGAGGAATGCGACAAGATCCGCGATCTGGTAAAAGGAAAACCCGGCGAACTCATCGGCAATACCAGCGAGATGCGCGCCGTTCGCGAGCAGGTAAGGCATATTGCTCCTACCGTGGCTCTTGTACTTGTTCGTGGGAATGCAGGAACCGGAAAGGAATATGTGGCCCGAAGCATCCATCAGCTTTCCGACCGCAGCGA
Encoded proteins:
- a CDS encoding glutamine synthetase III, translating into MSSYRKDTIAEIAKAATAPVKPAETVNVDYYGEDVFNANAMKVYLPKDICKKLLATIELGAPLDPNIAGEVAHAMKKWAMDRGATHFTHWFQPLTGSTAEKHDSFLEPDGLGGCEAIMVFSGKNLIVGEPDASSFPSGGIRSTFEARGYTAWDPTSPAFIKRHGNGATLCIPTAFCSYTGEALDKKTPLLRSLQALSKSTERLMACFKAGKKKTTVTLGAEQEYFLIDKRFYLQRPDLYQAGRTLFGAVPAKHQQMDDHYFGSIPARILNFMNEVEMELWKLGIPAKTRHNEVAPAQFELAPMFEEVNLACDHNMQVMEVLRNVADKNGLVCLLHEKPFAGVNGSGKHNNWSVSYGNANLLNPGTNPHENAVFLTTLCAVIYAVDSHADLLRMTTAGAGNDHRLGANEAPPAIVSMYLGDQLMDVIEQLEQGAPKSSKLAGAMKLGSDSLPPLPRDATDRNRTSTFAFTGNKFEFRAPGSSQSCSEPNVVLNTIVAEAFDMIAEQLEKLDDKNFHSGLQKILQKIVKEHKRVIFNGNGYTDEWIAEAERRGLPNIRTSLEALKALKNEANIALFEKYGVMNRVEMESRYEVNVEDYHKRVRIEGEICRDMAKNIILPKAVEAYSCALKTNEMALNQGFPGVDVYVKSLGEGCRDLTAAVSKMEAALAGEHQDILAAMAETRKIVDALEKVVSDEMWPLPKYREMMFIY
- a CDS encoding helix-turn-helix transcriptional regulator, which codes for MANHIPQTKFPDLQQIDDDRFAAALAKVIRKYRKIKGISRDGLAFQLNLHKNTLYGVETGIKRKSGHFSHTQLTMVNFIKMAAFFGKQPGDFLQEVLALMSDAEPTPANDTLKVEQK
- a CDS encoding Rpn family recombination-promoting nuclease/putative transposase is translated as MENTNTNDDNSLEIRDHDGFFKYFYSVPANARSLLEIASRRNQNLSELLSNVDLGTLESLPSAYNNVGERGEADVAFKAKTIGNEVGKGNRKEVYVGLLLEHKSYDDSAVLEQIYRYMFNVMVNKNDTKFPWMPSKAIIIYNGRKNWDPLAAFRRGHRAKFQGHDLPFECVLVNMADIEDDDCITAENPEAALGALVMKHSFDAKAIEVQLPIVEDLLRKLPNMTRYLIVEKIKVYLEEFLSKEAIMELEQGFVSIGQRLGFESAGDYRRKLEAQNRAKDAEIASQAADLAAKEAEIAALKAQIAALTGK